In a single window of the Pseudodesulfovibrio profundus genome:
- a CDS encoding OmpA/MotB family protein, translated as MAEKAEEQVQRKPPEEPKGDEGLPAWMATFADMVTLLLCFFVLLLSFAEQSEQKYRDALGSIKGAFGVKELRAVSDDMAEFNTSKTAKEMAAKISHDERLLLGVIMRIKSLLEDQDVEIKEGTGVTADRDGVIFSANSSSMFKPGTAELTGNADTILDNVIKVLKDYKLNLVVRGHTDDRPISTRKFPSNWELSAARAAVALDYIVNKGGIEISRAKAVGYADTRPSAPNDTPENRKKNQRVEFYLHMPQRDAW; from the coding sequence ATGGCTGAAAAGGCAGAAGAACAAGTTCAAAGAAAGCCTCCTGAGGAACCCAAAGGGGATGAAGGGCTGCCGGCATGGATGGCCACCTTTGCCGACATGGTGACCTTGTTGCTTTGCTTCTTTGTTCTGCTGTTATCTTTTGCCGAACAAAGCGAGCAAAAGTATCGTGATGCTTTAGGCTCTATCAAGGGCGCCTTTGGCGTTAAGGAACTAAGAGCCGTATCAGATGATATGGCTGAATTTAATACCAGCAAGACAGCCAAGGAAATGGCTGCAAAGATATCACATGACGAGCGCCTTTTGTTGGGTGTGATCATGCGAATCAAATCCCTGCTTGAAGACCAGGATGTGGAGATCAAGGAGGGGACCGGCGTTACTGCTGATCGTGATGGCGTTATCTTCAGTGCCAATTCCTCATCTATGTTTAAGCCTGGGACGGCAGAGTTGACAGGGAATGCCGACACAATTCTAGATAATGTCATCAAAGTCTTGAAAGATTATAAATTAAATCTTGTTGTACGAGGGCATACTGATGATCGCCCGATATCCACACGAAAGTTTCCTTCTAATTGGGAGTTGTCTGCTGCTCGAGCGGCAGTGGCTCTCGATTATATAGTAAATAAGGGCGGTATAGAAATCAGTAGGGCCAAAGCTGTTGGATATGCCGATACAAGGCCTTCTGCACCGAACGACACACCAGAGAACAGAAAAAAGAATCAACGGGTAGAGTTCTACCTTCATATGCCGCAGCGGGATGCGTGGTAA
- a CDS encoding IS3 family transposase (programmed frameshift): MSRKRRNFTAEFKTRVALDALSGEHTLSELASRYGVHPNQVSQWKKQAKEQIVAGFAGKAQKTQQSDEARIKELHAKIGQLTVEKDFLQQAFKDMSCERRRDIVDKGHPMLSVRRQCEILKLHRSTYYYQPIGESASNLALMKRIDELFLELPFFGSRQMRNILRDEGHQLGRNRVRRLMRKMGLMAVYQKPRTSQPHPQHKTYPYLLRGKAITRPNQVWCADITYIPMKRGFLYLVAIMDWHSRAVLSWRLSNTMEADFCVSALEEALNRYGVPEIFNTDQGSQFTSYEFTRTLREAGARISMDGRGRWMDNVMIERLWRSLKYECVYLRELETGSELRQALAWWIDFYNNRRPHKAFDGRKPMEIYQEGPKPEGVPPLAWPHKAA, from the exons ATGTCCAGGAAAAGAAGGAACTTTACCGCCGAATTCAAGACCCGTGTCGCGTTGGATGCCTTGTCCGGCGAACACACCCTGTCCGAGCTCGCCAGCAGGTACGGCGTGCATCCCAACCAGGTTTCCCAGTGGAAGAAGCAGGCCAAGGAGCAGATCGTAGCTGGCTTTGCGGGCAAGGCCCAAAAGACCCAACAAAGCGATGAGGCCCGGATAAAAGAGCTTCACGCCAAGATCGGCCAGCTCACGGTGGAGAAGGATTTTTTGCAACAAGCCTTC AAAGATATGAGCTGCGAGCGAAGGCGAGACATCGTCGACAAGGGGCATCCGATGCTCAGTGTTCGACGGCAGTGCGAAATCCTCAAGCTGCACCGCTCAACGTACTATTACCAGCCGATCGGCGAGTCCGCGTCCAACTTGGCGCTCATGAAGCGCATCGACGAGTTGTTCCTGGAGTTGCCGTTCTTCGGCTCCCGGCAGATGCGCAACATCCTGCGCGATGAGGGCCATCAACTCGGGCGCAATCGCGTCCGGCGGCTCATGCGCAAGATGGGGTTGATGGCGGTCTATCAGAAGCCGCGAACCAGCCAGCCTCATCCGCAGCACAAGACGTATCCGTATCTGCTGCGCGGCAAGGCGATCACGAGGCCGAACCAGGTGTGGTGCGCCGACATCACGTACATCCCGATGAAGCGGGGCTTCCTGTACCTCGTGGCGATCATGGACTGGCACAGCCGCGCGGTGCTCTCCTGGCGGCTGTCGAACACCATGGAAGCGGACTTCTGCGTGTCCGCCCTGGAGGAGGCCCTGAACCGCTACGGCGTGCCCGAAATCTTCAACACGGACCAAGGCTCGCAGTTTACGAGCTACGAGTTCACACGGACGCTCCGGGAAGCCGGAGCCCGCATCTCCATGGACGGCCGCGGCCGCTGGATGGACAACGTCATGATCGAACGCCTGTGGCGATCACTGAAATACGAATGCGTGTATCTGCGGGAATTGGAAACGGGAAGCGAGTTGCGGCAGGCCCTGGCCTGGTGGATCGATTTCTACAACAACCGCCGCCCACACAAGGCGTTTGACGGCAGAAAGCCGATGGAGATATATCAGGAAGGCCCCAAGCCAGAGGGGGTACCCCCTCTGGCTTGGCCCCACAAGGCGGCGTAG
- a CDS encoding flagellar protein FlaG, which yields MNIPEISNDIKQNVRSENVTRVQTEDRVAPDQGSVRTVPAAASKQDGANSNSSGEQHFDKAHLDSIIKEAQEHLEQQDINLKFNVLEEGETVQVEIVDSDGKTIRKIPEDDLLKLSKSLKNLERGFLDKIS from the coding sequence ATGAATATCCCCGAAATATCCAATGACATAAAGCAGAACGTACGTTCGGAGAACGTAACCCGTGTCCAAACCGAGGACAGGGTTGCCCCGGACCAAGGTTCAGTCAGAACTGTCCCCGCTGCCGCGTCAAAGCAGGATGGAGCAAACTCAAACAGTTCTGGTGAGCAACACTTTGACAAGGCACACCTTGATTCCATCATCAAGGAAGCCCAGGAGCACTTGGAACAACAGGATATCAACCTCAAGTTCAATGTTCTTGAAGAAGGTGAAACCGTCCAAGTCGAAATTGTCGACAGTGACGGAAAGACCATACGAAAGATCCCGGAAGACGACCTCCTGAAGCTCTCCAAGTCGTTAAAGAATCTCGAACGGGGTTTTCTGGACAAGATTTCATAA
- a CDS encoding PAS domain-containing hybrid sensor histidine kinase/response regulator produces MTDAFNALRTDGKIVDEKFKILLPTSNQRWVRAQAFPVYDDKGIRVRMVGIAEDITESRAIQTALVKAKQDAESANQAKTEFLTNMSHELRTPLNGILGMLQLTRDTKLTTEQFEYLDTAISSSKVLLNVINDILNIAQIEAGKLILHGQLFSLHEILETIYKFFKHSALSKNVDLTMEVEPGLPAHLIGDEVRIRQILFNLVGNSVKFTEDGSIHVHIQKLPIRPKDDVIVVLFTIADTGIGIPADKINYVFESFTQVDGTYTRRYQGTGLGLGIVKNLVTHMNGTITVDSDLGEGTTMFVTLQLKVPSKEQMAQLSVNKNLNKDDHGRYTILIVEDDRVNQIAISRMLQKMGHSPTCVDNGKKALEALKKAEYDCVFMDIQMPIMDGIEATNIIRQSKDMAHLSDIPIVALTAHAMPGDRDKFLKMGMNDYISKPVTSDQLYAALEKLNLNEGQ; encoded by the coding sequence GTGACAGACGCTTTCAACGCATTACGCACCGATGGGAAGATAGTAGATGAAAAATTCAAGATACTTCTTCCTACCAGCAACCAGAGATGGGTAAGAGCTCAGGCTTTTCCTGTATATGATGACAAGGGAATACGTGTTCGAATGGTTGGTATCGCTGAAGATATTACGGAAAGCAGAGCCATTCAAACAGCGCTGGTCAAGGCCAAGCAGGATGCTGAATCTGCAAACCAGGCTAAAACCGAGTTCCTTACGAACATGAGCCATGAACTGCGTACCCCACTCAATGGAATTCTGGGTATGCTCCAGCTCACACGAGACACAAAGCTCACCACAGAGCAATTTGAGTATCTCGATACAGCCATCAGCTCGAGTAAAGTTTTGCTTAATGTTATTAATGACATCCTTAACATCGCACAAATCGAAGCTGGCAAGCTCATCCTGCATGGTCAACTGTTCTCATTACACGAGATACTTGAGACCATTTATAAATTCTTCAAGCATTCGGCTCTTTCCAAGAATGTTGATCTTACTATGGAAGTTGAACCCGGCCTTCCAGCTCATTTGATCGGCGATGAAGTACGGATACGTCAAATCCTCTTCAATCTCGTTGGCAATTCAGTCAAATTTACTGAAGACGGCTCAATACATGTTCACATTCAAAAGCTTCCAATCAGACCCAAAGACGATGTTATCGTAGTGTTGTTCACAATTGCCGACACTGGAATAGGCATCCCTGCCGACAAGATAAACTATGTATTCGAGTCATTTACACAAGTCGACGGAACATACACGCGACGTTACCAAGGCACAGGTTTAGGGCTAGGCATTGTTAAAAACCTTGTAACCCACATGAATGGAACAATTACTGTTGATAGTGATCTTGGCGAAGGAACAACTATGTTCGTGACACTTCAATTGAAAGTGCCAAGCAAAGAACAAATGGCCCAACTTTCGGTCAATAAAAACCTTAATAAGGATGATCACGGAAGGTATACGATCCTGATAGTAGAGGACGACAGGGTCAACCAAATAGCTATCAGCAGAATGCTTCAAAAAATGGGACACTCCCCCACCTGTGTGGATAATGGGAAAAAAGCCTTAGAAGCATTGAAGAAAGCTGAATACGACTGTGTCTTCATGGATATTCAGATGCCAATCATGGACGGGATTGAAGCAACCAATATCATTCGTCAATCGAAAGATATGGCCCACCTATCAGACATACCAATTGTCGCACTCACTGCTCACGCAATGCCTGGAGACAGAGATAAATTTTTAAAAATGGGAATGAATGACTACATTTCCAAGCCGGTAACGAGTGACCAACTGTATGCTGCATTGGAGAAGTTAAATCTTAATGAAGGGCAATAA
- a CDS encoding flagellar motor protein MotB: MAEEQVEEQAGGVKSAPPKKEEGIPAWMATFADMVTLLLCFFVLLLSFTNQDITNFRLMMGSIQEALGVQLEDESALATPYAESNFKERRSVRENREIVELGARLRKFIRAKDLTNMARISSDKSGVMLRFDNSVMFRKGTAELNPQAREAIAVVIHGLENKNFNLVIRGHTDGERPESDLFSSNWELSAARAARCLRYILDNSEIESTRMKAVGYASAKPILPSTTEANKRINRRVDFFYLPVGRSKW, encoded by the coding sequence ATGGCTGAAGAGCAAGTAGAAGAACAAGCGGGTGGGGTTAAGTCTGCGCCACCGAAAAAAGAGGAAGGCATTCCAGCATGGATGGCTACATTTGCCGACATGGTGACATTGCTTCTCTGTTTTTTCGTTTTGTTGTTGTCTTTTACCAATCAGGACATCACCAACTTCCGACTCATGATGGGCTCGATTCAAGAGGCCCTCGGAGTTCAGTTGGAAGATGAATCAGCCCTGGCGACCCCTTACGCTGAGTCGAACTTCAAAGAGCGTAGAAGTGTTCGGGAAAACCGGGAAATTGTTGAGTTGGGCGCTAGGCTGAGAAAGTTTATACGAGCCAAGGACCTAACCAATATGGCTCGAATCAGTAGTGATAAATCCGGTGTGATGTTGCGTTTTGATAACAGTGTAATGTTTCGTAAGGGAACAGCCGAATTGAATCCTCAAGCCCGAGAAGCTATTGCAGTTGTCATACATGGACTTGAAAATAAGAACTTCAACCTTGTTATCCGTGGGCATACTGATGGTGAACGTCCAGAATCTGACTTGTTCTCTTCGAACTGGGAGTTGTCTGCCGCTCGAGCAGCCCGCTGTTTGCGGTATATTCTTGATAACTCTGAAATAGAATCCACACGGATGAAGGCTGTTGGCTATGCCAGTGCAAAGCCTATTTTGCCCAGTACTACTGAAGCGAATAAGCGTATCAACAGGCGGGTTGATTTCTTTTATCTGCCCGTTGGACGAAGCAAGTGGTAG
- a CDS encoding type 1 periplasmic-binding domain-containing protein yields the protein MSTLKSSLSGPKNRGHFFGTTPNFASAFSYESVLALAEGLRKTNGNSKGLVESLAPSPVIKGVINSFRLNEYGDVERKIFITTIQNGQYRTIEMR from the coding sequence GTGTCCACCTTAAAATCGTCGCTCAGTGGTCCGAAGAACCGAGGCCACTTCTTTGGGACCACTCCAAACTTTGCTTCTGCATTTAGTTATGAATCAGTATTGGCGTTGGCCGAAGGCCTGAGAAAAACCAACGGCAACTCCAAAGGCCTTGTCGAAAGTTTAGCGCCAAGCCCTGTCATCAAAGGGGTCATCAATTCTTTTAGGCTGAATGAGTATGGGGACGTTGAAAGAAAGATCTTCATTACGACTATTCAAAATGGTCAGTACAGGACAATAGAAATGCGCTAA
- a CDS encoding PAS domain-containing protein, which yields MATESLRQLVQRNLNSWMLIPSICIILLLGIYAAYEKSRDFQSQNTVLIEALSKHVVSQTNDAKSALASLSSSITRYDPFWFHWVLSNFLLAYPHYERLVYLSPNGKLLATSPQVDSLISMESFIDKVSDEPTLLSQPINSPLTHKVVVYIGMRMTNGNILIGELSIKSLNEHFTDMLPSGEGKLVLCDYYGNLISHPDYSKVVTQENIGHLSIIRDFREKGNHTALYESEGTYYYGTLASIQPNNWLLLRSQPVKDVFLPVLAPLFALLTIILSLFFIFAHLLQYKLRESIVKPLAAFTDSIELTAQGQYENVSSQLEQFKELSVIEDRFNDMLQRINAREQTNKESEERFRQLVENIHEVFWISDFDNEKIIYVSPSYEIIWGRTRESLYENADTFFMAIDAEDRSGFTSLDQSAANLRWTVS from the coding sequence ATGGCGACAGAATCATTAAGGCAGTTAGTTCAACGGAACCTGAACAGTTGGATGCTTATACCAAGCATATGCATCATACTGCTGCTCGGCATTTATGCAGCCTACGAAAAAAGCAGAGATTTTCAATCACAAAACACCGTACTCATTGAAGCTCTAAGCAAACATGTCGTATCTCAAACCAATGATGCAAAATCTGCCCTGGCTTCTCTTTCGTCCAGTATAACTCGTTACGATCCCTTCTGGTTTCACTGGGTCCTTAGCAATTTTCTTCTTGCCTACCCACACTATGAACGCCTCGTTTACCTAAGCCCAAATGGCAAGCTTTTGGCCACCTCGCCCCAGGTAGACTCCCTGATATCCATGGAATCGTTCATAGACAAAGTCTCTGACGAACCAACATTACTCTCCCAACCAATAAACTCTCCACTTACACACAAAGTCGTCGTGTATATTGGTATGCGCATGACAAACGGCAATATTCTCATTGGAGAACTCAGCATAAAGTCTCTCAATGAACATTTCACCGACATGCTTCCTTCTGGAGAGGGAAAACTGGTTCTGTGCGACTACTATGGCAACCTCATATCCCATCCAGACTATAGCAAAGTAGTGACTCAAGAGAATATTGGTCACTTAAGTATCATCCGCGATTTCAGAGAAAAAGGAAACCACACAGCACTGTATGAATCTGAAGGCACCTACTATTATGGGACATTGGCTTCTATCCAGCCAAATAATTGGCTTTTATTGAGGTCTCAGCCTGTTAAAGATGTTTTCTTGCCAGTTCTCGCCCCTCTTTTCGCCCTACTGACAATCATCTTGAGCCTGTTTTTTATTTTCGCTCATCTACTACAATATAAATTGCGAGAATCCATTGTTAAGCCCCTTGCGGCATTCACGGATTCAATTGAGCTAACAGCTCAAGGTCAGTATGAAAACGTCAGTAGCCAGTTGGAGCAATTCAAAGAACTGTCTGTCATTGAAGACAGATTCAATGACATGCTTCAACGCATCAACGCCAGAGAGCAGACTAATAAAGAAAGCGAAGAACGGTTTCGCCAGTTGGTCGAAAATATCCATGAAGTTTTTTGGATTTCCGATTTCGATAACGAAAAAATCATCTATGTCAGCCCTTCGTATGAAATAATTTGGGGGCGTACCAGAGAATCCCTGTATGAAAATGCGGATACGTTTTTCATGGCGATTGATGCTGAAGACAGAAGTGGGTTCACTTCCTTGGACCAGTCAGCGGCGAATTTAAGGTGGACAGTTTCATAG
- a CDS encoding IS3 family transposase (programmed frameshift), whose protein sequence is MSKTRKRFSAEFKARVALDALSGEHTLSELASKYGVHPNQVSQWKKQAKEGIVASFSGKAVGRQDNGAQIKELHAKIGQLTVEKDFLQQAFQNLSCERRREVVDKTHPELSIRRQCRILKLYRSTYYYEPIGESPANLALMRRIDELFMELPFFGSRQMRNTLRDEGQRVGRERVRRLMRKMGLMAIYQKPKTSHPHPQHKTYPYLLRHKAITKPNQVWCADITYIPMTRGFLYLVAVMDWHSRAVLSWRLSNTMDADFCVSALEEALNRYGVPEIFNTDQGSQFTSYEFTRTLREAGIRISMDGRGRWMDNVMIERLWRSLKYECAYLREMGTGSELRQALAWWFDFYNNRRPHFAFDGKKPMEIYQNRSRPEGVPPLAWNERAA, encoded by the exons ATGTCCAAGACGAGAAAACGTTTCAGCGCGGAATTCAAAGCCCGAGTCGCCCTGGATGCCCTGTCCGGGGAACACACCCTGTCGGAACTCGCCAGCAAGTACGGCGTACACCCCAATCAGGTTTCCCAGTGGAAGAAGCAGGCCAAGGAAGGGATCGTGGCGTCCTTTTCAGGCAAGGCCGTCGGCCGTCAGGATAACGGGGCCCAGATCAAGGAGCTTCACGCCAAGATTGGCCAGCTCACGGTGGAGAAGGATTTTTTGCAACAAGCCTTC CAAAATTTGAGCTGTGAGCGAAGGCGAGAGGTGGTCGACAAGACTCACCCCGAGCTCAGTATCCGGCGGCAATGCCGAATTCTCAAGCTGTACCGATCGACGTACTACTACGAACCGATCGGCGAATCTCCGGCCAACCTGGCCCTTATGCGCCGAATCGATGAGTTGTTTATGGAGCTGCCGTTTTTCGGTTCCAGACAGATGCGTAATACCCTACGAGACGAAGGGCAAAGGGTCGGTCGTGAACGGGTACGACGTCTGATGCGTAAAATGGGCCTGATGGCGATTTACCAAAAGCCAAAGACAAGCCATCCGCATCCGCAACATAAGACGTATCCGTATTTGCTGCGGCACAAGGCGATTACGAAGCCCAATCAGGTTTGGTGTGCCGACATCACGTATATCCCCATGACACGCGGCTTCTTATACCTTGTGGCGGTCATGGACTGGCACAGTCGGGCCGTCCTGTCGTGGAGGCTCTCAAACACGATGGATGCTGATTTCTGCGTGTCTGCCTTGGAAGAAGCCCTGAATCGTTATGGGGTGCCGGAAATCTTCAACACCGACCAGGGATCACAGTTCACCAGCTACGAGTTCACACGGACGCTCAGAGAGGCTGGAATTCGTATCTCCATGGACGGTCGAGGCCGATGGATGGATAATGTGATGATCGAGCGTCTGTGGCGTTCGTTGAAATATGAATGTGCTTACCTGCGTGAGATGGGAACCGGAAGCGAACTGCGGCAAGCCTTGGCTTGGTGGTTCGATTTCTACAACAATCGACGTCCGCATTTTGCTTTTGACGGCAAGAAGCCGATGGAGATATATCAGAACCGTTCCAGGCCAGAGGGGGTACCCCCTCTGGCCTGGAACGAAAGAGCGGCGTAG
- a CDS encoding FapA family protein: MDEIRLKPQEQDDGSVDHYELNYIQNVEAGALLAEWVDPETVDSSEYDERFLFSEKRFPAGRGTGVKRREPDKLFAAVNGCVLYDNDKIIVKRNLTLLEDIDFRIGNIHYVGDLIIGGAVRTGFSVHANNISVQGQVEGAHIEALNDLNCRGGVKGGKSAMLEAGHSIKVSFCEFGTMKAGEDVMVKGSLMHSRVYAGKRLAVGGRLTGGDYFSHDYIYVGEQLGGGLGTDTSLVVGYDPVLLHADEEYNQRIKQLHKDIALYEKLLNKNDEHKEELTIKKDSAQKELSLLKKLKKKLWEGIRESENLDRCKILVTGVVKPGVEISIGSAFLKVDDFLEDVYFYYDNNEVKIGTTAKKL, translated from the coding sequence GTGGATGAGATTCGTCTTAAGCCGCAAGAGCAGGATGACGGTAGCGTCGACCACTACGAGTTGAATTATATTCAAAACGTTGAAGCCGGTGCTTTACTTGCAGAGTGGGTTGATCCTGAGACTGTTGACTCGAGCGAATATGATGAACGGTTTCTGTTCTCGGAGAAGCGTTTTCCTGCCGGTCGAGGGACTGGCGTTAAGCGACGCGAGCCCGACAAGTTATTTGCCGCAGTGAATGGGTGCGTGCTGTATGATAATGATAAAATTATTGTTAAGCGCAATCTGACTCTTTTGGAGGATATCGATTTTAGAATCGGGAACATTCACTATGTAGGCGATCTTATCATTGGCGGCGCTGTTCGCACCGGATTTTCTGTTCATGCCAATAATATTTCCGTCCAGGGGCAGGTAGAAGGTGCCCACATAGAAGCATTAAACGACCTCAATTGTCGAGGGGGCGTAAAAGGTGGCAAGTCGGCAATGCTGGAAGCAGGGCATTCAATAAAGGTATCATTTTGCGAGTTTGGCACAATGAAAGCCGGAGAGGATGTCATGGTAAAAGGTTCTCTCATGCATAGTCGCGTATACGCGGGTAAACGTCTGGCAGTTGGGGGACGGCTGACTGGCGGAGATTATTTTTCACATGACTATATCTACGTTGGTGAGCAATTGGGAGGTGGGCTTGGAACCGACACATCTTTAGTGGTCGGTTATGATCCTGTCTTGTTGCACGCAGATGAAGAGTATAATCAGCGTATTAAACAACTTCATAAAGACATCGCACTTTATGAAAAATTGTTGAATAAGAATGATGAGCATAAAGAGGAGCTGACAATCAAGAAGGATTCAGCCCAGAAAGAGCTCAGCTTATTGAAGAAATTGAAGAAGAAACTGTGGGAAGGCATTCGGGAATCCGAGAACTTAGATCGCTGTAAGATTCTAGTGACGGGAGTGGTCAAGCCTGGGGTTGAGATCAGTATCGGATCCGCATTCCTCAAAGTGGATGATTTTCTTGAAGACGTATATTTCTATTATGATAATAATGAAGTAAAAATCGGCACAACTGCCAAAAAACTATAA
- a CDS encoding motility protein A — protein sequence MDIATLIGLVGAFGLVFTTIFMGGNAAGFLDIPSIVVVVGGTFAVTFVMFPMGTVIGTIKVGLKTLLFKSNDPQDIIRQITTLADTARKESLVALEKVNIDNEFLKKGVMLVVDGSSEALVRNVMEIELEFMKQRHRQGQAVFKGMGTMAPAFGMIGTLIGLVNMLSNLSDPSSIGPAMAVALLTTFYGAVMANCVFLPLATKLEERSIEDALYMQIMIEGVSSLQRGDHPSVVKEKLEAFLAPAMRENAA from the coding sequence ATGGATATTGCAACGTTAATAGGTCTCGTCGGTGCATTTGGGCTTGTCTTTACCACCATTTTCATGGGTGGTAATGCTGCTGGTTTCCTCGATATACCTTCGATAGTCGTTGTTGTTGGAGGCACTTTTGCCGTTACATTCGTCATGTTTCCAATGGGGACGGTCATCGGCACAATCAAAGTCGGTTTGAAGACGCTTCTATTCAAATCGAACGATCCGCAGGATATTATTCGCCAGATAACGACATTGGCCGATACTGCCCGTAAAGAAAGTCTGGTTGCACTGGAAAAGGTCAACATCGATAATGAATTTCTCAAAAAAGGGGTCATGCTGGTTGTTGATGGCTCCAGCGAAGCGCTTGTGCGAAACGTCATGGAAATTGAACTCGAATTCATGAAACAACGCCATAGACAAGGGCAGGCAGTCTTTAAAGGCATGGGGACCATGGCTCCTGCGTTTGGAATGATCGGAACCCTTATTGGTCTTGTGAACATGCTGTCCAACCTTTCAGACCCCTCCTCAATTGGTCCGGCTATGGCCGTTGCCCTTTTGACGACGTTTTATGGTGCAGTCATGGCAAACTGTGTTTTCCTGCCCCTTGCCACAAAACTTGAAGAGCGCTCAATCGAAGATGCGTTATATATGCAGATCATGATTGAAGGGGTTTCGTCTTTGCAGCGTGGAGACCACCCGTCAGTCGTCAAAGAAAAGCTTGAAGCCTTCCTGGCCCCCGCCATGCGTGAAAACGCAGCGTAA
- a CDS encoding IS3 family transposase (programmed frameshift), whose protein sequence is MTKSSKRRKHSDKFKAKVALEAIRGVKTLAQLAAEYKVHPNQISTWKRQLLENVDDIFSSGKKAKSQEEITAPLFEEIGRLKMDIKWLEKKLSLPLEVRRQWIKPDREYSIRRQCKLAGISRSGFYYKPVAESDENLALMRLIDEQYLRQPDYGSPRMTDWLRTQGHQVNHKRVERLMQMMGLQAITPGPHTSVPNPEHPVFPYLLKGVAIERKNQVWSADITYIPMQRGFLYLVAVIDWWSRFVLAWELSNSMDSSFCVDALNKALRISTPEVFNTDQGAQFTSREFTGVLQSKGIAISMDGKGRAIDNVFIERLWWTVKYEDIYPRAYCDGIELYHGLTRYFRYYNEERGHSSLDKRTPADVYRGNLNVH, encoded by the exons ATGACAAAGAGCAGCAAAAGACGGAAACATTCGGACAAGTTTAAGGCCAAGGTCGCACTTGAGGCGATTCGTGGCGTGAAGACGCTTGCGCAACTGGCTGCGGAGTACAAAGTGCACCCCAATCAGATTTCCACGTGGAAGCGGCAGCTCCTTGAGAATGTCGATGACATCTTTTCCAGTGGCAAGAAAGCCAAAAGCCAGGAGGAGATAACCGCACCGTTATTTGAGGAGATCGGTCGGCTCAAGATGGACATCAAGTGGCTTGAAAAAAAGTTG AGCCTGCCGCTTGAGGTGCGCCGCCAGTGGATCAAACCAGATCGGGAGTATTCCATCCGGCGGCAATGCAAGTTGGCAGGCATTTCCCGTTCGGGATTTTACTACAAGCCTGTAGCCGAATCCGATGAAAATTTGGCCCTGATGCGTCTGATCGACGAGCAGTACCTGCGTCAGCCTGATTACGGCTCGCCGCGCATGACAGATTGGCTGAGGACACAAGGGCATCAGGTCAACCACAAGCGGGTTGAGCGACTGATGCAGATGATGGGCTTGCAGGCCATTACTCCAGGGCCGCATACGAGTGTCCCCAACCCGGAGCATCCCGTGTTTCCTTATCTGCTGAAAGGAGTTGCCATTGAACGAAAAAATCAAGTCTGGAGCGCTGATATCACCTACATCCCCATGCAGCGCGGCTTTCTGTACCTGGTGGCAGTGATAGACTGGTGGAGCCGCTTCGTGCTGGCTTGGGAGCTATCGAACTCGATGGATAGTTCTTTCTGCGTGGATGCGCTCAACAAGGCTTTGCGCATCTCTACGCCGGAGGTGTTCAACACGGACCAGGGAGCGCAGTTCACGAGTCGTGAATTTACCGGAGTTCTGCAGAGCAAGGGAATTGCAATCAGCATGGACGGCAAAGGTCGCGCAATCGACAACGTCTTCATTGAGCGGCTGTGGTGGACGGTGAAATATGAGGATATTTACCCCAGGGCGTACTGTGATGGGATCGAGCTATACCATGGGCTTACGCGCTATTTTCGGTACTACAACGAGGAGCGCGGTCATTCGTCGTTGGACAAAAGAACTCCCGCTGACGTATACAGGGGCAACTTGAATGTTCATTGA